In Acidovorax sp. GBBC 1281, a single window of DNA contains:
- a CDS encoding thioredoxin family protein, giving the protein MHAPAASPDMSLSSATAGWWVVCLCAGWCGACREYRAVFDTVAQAHPQARFVWVDIEDEEDLAGDLDVETFPTLLIADPAGARFLGPLLPQSGVLSRLLDSLASQPPAGRDPQAQALIERVRAARG; this is encoded by the coding sequence ATGCACGCACCGGCCGCCTCTCCCGACATGTCCCTCTCAAGCGCGACCGCCGGCTGGTGGGTCGTCTGCCTGTGCGCCGGCTGGTGCGGCGCCTGCCGCGAATACCGTGCGGTGTTCGACACCGTGGCGCAAGCCCATCCACAGGCCCGCTTCGTGTGGGTGGACATCGAAGACGAGGAAGACCTGGCCGGCGATCTGGACGTGGAAACCTTCCCGACCCTGCTCATCGCCGATCCGGCCGGCGCGCGCTTTCTCGGTCCGCTGCTGCCCCAGTCCGGGGTGCTTTCGCGGTTGCTCGACAGCCTGGCATCCCAGCCTCCGGCAGGGCGGGATCCACAGGCCCAGGCGCTGATCGAACGGGTGCGCGCAGCCCGTGGATAG
- the rbfA gene encoding 30S ribosome-binding factor RbfA codes for MAAKKSSTPNRGFKVADQIQRDLTELIARELKDPRVGMVTLQAVEVTPDYAHAKVFFSVLIGDPEATQVALNQAAGFLRNGLFKRLHIHTVPTLHFVFDRTTERAADMNALIAKAVSSRAQED; via the coding sequence ATGGCTGCGAAGAAATCCTCCACCCCCAACCGCGGCTTCAAGGTCGCCGATCAGATCCAGCGCGATCTGACGGAGTTGATCGCGCGCGAATTGAAAGATCCGCGCGTGGGCATGGTGACGCTGCAGGCCGTGGAGGTGACTCCCGACTACGCGCATGCCAAGGTCTTCTTCAGCGTGCTGATCGGTGACCCCGAAGCCACGCAGGTGGCGCTGAACCAGGCCGCGGGCTTCCTGCGCAACGGCCTGTTCAAGCGCCTGCACATCCACACCGTGCCCACGCTGCACTTCGTGTTCGACCGCACCACCGAGCGTGCGGCCGACATGAACGCCTTGATCGCCAAGGCGGTTTCTTCGCGCGCCCAAGAAGACTGA
- the nusA gene encoding transcription termination factor NusA, with product MNRELLMLVEAISREKNVERDVVFGAVELALAQATKKLYQGEVDIRVAIDRDSGNYETFRRWLVVPDDAGLQNPEAEELLMDARERIADIEVGEFIEEGVDSVPIGRIGAMAAKQVILQKIRDAEREMLLNDFMSRGEKIFTGTVKRMDKGDIIVESGRVEGRLRRSEMIPKENLRNGDRVRAMIMEVDLTLRGAPIILSRSAPEFMIELFRNEVPEIEQGLLEIKSCARDAGSRAKIAVLSHDKRVDPIGTCVGVRGTRVNAVTNELAGERVDIVLWSEDPAQFVIGALAPANVSSIVVDEEKHAMDVVVDEENLAIAIGRGGQNVRLASDLTGWKINIMDAAESAQKQANETDTARKLFMEKLDVDEEIANILIEEGFASLEEVAYVPLQEMLEIESFDEETVNELRARAKDALLTMEIAREESVDGVSQNLRDLEGLTPELIGKLAEGGVNTRDDLADLGLDELTALTGQSEEDAKALIMKAREHWFAGQE from the coding sequence ATGAATCGCGAACTGTTGATGTTGGTCGAAGCCATTTCGCGTGAGAAGAACGTGGAACGCGATGTGGTCTTTGGCGCCGTCGAATTGGCCCTTGCCCAGGCCACGAAGAAGCTGTACCAAGGCGAAGTGGACATCCGTGTCGCCATCGACCGTGACAGCGGCAACTACGAGACTTTCCGTCGCTGGCTCGTCGTGCCCGACGACGCCGGTCTGCAAAACCCCGAAGCCGAAGAGCTGCTGATGGATGCCCGCGAGCGCATCGCCGACATCGAAGTGGGTGAATTCATCGAAGAAGGCGTCGATTCCGTGCCGATCGGCCGCATCGGCGCCATGGCTGCCAAGCAGGTCATCCTGCAGAAGATCCGCGACGCCGAGCGCGAGATGCTGCTCAACGACTTCATGTCGCGCGGCGAAAAGATCTTCACCGGCACCGTCAAGCGCATGGACAAGGGCGACATCATCGTCGAGTCGGGCCGGGTGGAAGGCCGCCTGCGCCGCTCCGAGATGATCCCCAAGGAAAACCTTCGCAATGGCGACCGCGTGCGCGCCATGATCATGGAAGTGGACCTGACGCTGCGCGGCGCGCCCATCATCCTCTCGCGCTCGGCGCCCGAGTTCATGATCGAGCTGTTTCGCAACGAAGTGCCCGAGATCGAGCAGGGCCTGCTGGAGATCAAGAGCTGCGCGCGCGATGCCGGCAGCCGCGCCAAGATCGCGGTGCTGTCGCACGACAAGCGCGTCGATCCCATCGGCACCTGCGTGGGCGTGCGTGGCACGCGTGTCAACGCCGTCACCAACGAGCTGGCTGGCGAGCGGGTGGACATCGTGCTGTGGTCGGAGGACCCCGCCCAGTTCGTGATCGGCGCGCTGGCGCCGGCCAACGTGTCGTCCATCGTGGTGGATGAAGAGAAACACGCCATGGACGTGGTGGTGGACGAGGAAAATCTCGCCATCGCCATCGGCCGCGGTGGCCAGAATGTGCGCCTGGCTTCCGACCTGACGGGCTGGAAGATCAACATCATGGACGCGGCTGAAAGCGCGCAAAAGCAGGCCAACGAGACCGACACGGCCCGCAAGCTGTTCATGGAAAAGCTCGATGTGGACGAGGAAATCGCCAACATCCTGATCGAGGAAGGCTTCGCCAGCCTCGAAGAGGTGGCCTACGTGCCGCTGCAGGAAATGCTGGAGATCGAAAGCTTCGACGAAGAAACCGTGAACGAGCTGCGTGCCCGCGCCAAGGATGCGCTGCTCACCATGGAAATTGCCCGAGAGGAAAGCGTGGACGGCGTTTCGCAGAACCTGCGCGATCTCGAGGGCCTCACGCCCGAGTTGATCGGCAAGCTCGCCGAAGGCGGCGTGAACACCCGGGATGATCTGGCCGACTTAGGCCTTGACGAACTGACCGCCCTGACCGGCCAGTCTGAAGAAGATGCCAAAGCCTTGATCATGAAGGCGCGCGAACATTGGTTCGCGGGGCAAGAGTAG
- a CDS encoding cytochrome c, translated as MKRALKGLAGLVLLGALACAVVVYLNLRGEAPLPPQDVPLAQPAPQAVQRGEYLARAGNCMSCHTAQGGAPFAGGRGVETPFGVVFASNLTPDAETGLGRWTAAEFWRAMHHGRSRDGRLLYPAFPYPNYTHVTREDSDAIYAYLRSLPAVQRTNTPHALAFPFSTQAALAGWRALFFRPGTLAPDPQQSAEWNRGAYLVQGLGHCAACHSPRNAFGATSESQAFRGGLIPVQNWYAPALNAAAEAGVAGWPQEDVVALLRTGVAPRGSVTGPMAEVVFRSTQYLNDADLGAMAVYLRALPAHERPAPAVAPPFASAMERGAAVYSQQCAQCHGERGEGRAGAFPALAGNRAATMENPTNLVRMVLLGGYPPTTAGNPRPYGMPPFRHVLGDDDVAAVSTYVRNAWGNRAASVGTMDIYRAREGRHP; from the coding sequence ATGAAGCGCGCGCTGAAAGGGCTGGCCGGCCTGGTGCTGCTGGGCGCCTTGGCGTGCGCCGTGGTGGTGTACCTGAACCTGCGCGGCGAAGCGCCCTTGCCGCCGCAGGACGTGCCCCTGGCCCAGCCCGCGCCGCAGGCCGTGCAGCGCGGCGAATACCTGGCGCGTGCGGGCAATTGCATGTCGTGCCACACCGCGCAGGGCGGGGCGCCGTTTGCCGGAGGCCGGGGCGTGGAGACGCCGTTCGGCGTGGTGTTCGCCAGCAACCTCACGCCCGACGCCGAAACCGGCCTGGGGCGCTGGACAGCGGCGGAGTTCTGGCGCGCGATGCACCACGGCCGGTCTCGGGACGGCCGGCTGCTGTACCCCGCGTTTCCCTACCCCAACTACACCCACGTCACGCGCGAGGATTCCGACGCGATCTACGCCTACCTGCGCAGCCTGCCGGCCGTGCAGCGCACCAACACGCCGCATGCGCTGGCTTTCCCGTTCAGCACGCAAGCCGCGCTGGCCGGCTGGCGCGCGCTGTTCTTCCGGCCCGGCACGCTGGCGCCCGATCCGCAGCAGTCGGCCGAATGGAACCGGGGTGCCTACCTCGTGCAGGGCCTGGGCCACTGCGCGGCCTGCCACAGCCCGCGCAACGCCTTCGGCGCGACGAGCGAGTCGCAGGCGTTCCGCGGCGGGCTCATCCCGGTACAGAACTGGTATGCCCCGGCCCTCAACGCCGCCGCCGAGGCGGGTGTGGCCGGCTGGCCGCAGGAAGACGTGGTGGCGCTGCTGCGCACCGGCGTGGCACCGCGCGGGTCGGTCACCGGGCCCATGGCCGAGGTGGTGTTCCGCAGCACCCAGTACCTGAACGATGCCGACCTGGGCGCCATGGCGGTCTACCTGCGCGCGCTGCCCGCACACGAACGCCCGGCACCGGCGGTGGCACCCCCGTTCGCTTCGGCCATGGAGCGGGGTGCCGCCGTGTATTCGCAACAATGCGCGCAATGCCACGGAGAGCGCGGCGAGGGCCGGGCCGGGGCGTTTCCCGCACTGGCAGGAAACCGCGCCGCGACCATGGAAAATCCGACCAATCTGGTGCGCATGGTGCTCCTGGGCGGTTACCCGCCCACCACGGCCGGCAACCCGCGTCCCTACGGCATGCCGCCATTCCGTCACGTGCTGGGTGACGACGACGTGGCGGCGGTATCGACCTATGTTCGCAACGCCTGGGGCAACCGGGCGGCCAGTGTGGGTACGATGGACATCTACCGCGCCCGCGAGGGGCGCCATCCCTGA
- the infB gene encoding translation initiation factor IF-2 has product MSSNTVAEFATELKKSPETLLDQLKSAGVAKAAPTDALTETDKQKLLAFLQASHGTASADRKKITLTKKSTSEIKQADATGKARTIQVEVRKKRTFIKRDEGGEGASDAGSDEAAEAAETVMSPESQDLVRREEEARRQAELIGHQEAELNEKRREREAREQREREAEERAAAYAAQEQSRKAQMQAEKQEASREQAAEASARQAAQAEARAKAEEESKARAAEETARAVDLDERRRKALAEAEAIRAMMAAPKKVLVAKKPEEPKPAPAAAKPAGADAKKGTLHKPAAAPGARAPAAPAGGNKEVKSAKLSSSWAGDPAKKKEIKTRGDSSGGVGRNNWRGGPRGRRNERDDHHHQQSAPVEARIIEVHVPETITVSELAHKMSIKASEVIKALMKMGQMVTINQPLDQDTAMIVVEEMGHKAVVAALDDPEAFTNDDVAGAQAESVWRAPVVTVMGHVDHGKTSLLDYIRRAKVAAGEAGGITQHIGAYHVETPRGMISFLDTPGHEAFTAMRARGAQATDIVILVVAADDGVMPQTKEAIKHAKAAGVPMVVAITKSDKPDANPDRVKQELVAEQVVPEEYGGDSPFVPVSSKTGMGIDDLLEQVLLQAEVLELRAPVDAMAKGLVIEAELDKGRGPVATVLVQSGTLKVGDVVLAGQTYGRVRAMLDENGKVAKSAGPSIPVEIQGLTEVPQAGDEFMVLGDERRAREIATYRAGKFRNTKLAKQQAAKLENMFADMTAGEVKYLPIIVKADVQGSQEALSQSLLKLSTDEIKVQLVYAGVGGISESDINLAIASKAIVIGFNVRADAGARKTAESNGVDLHYYSIIYDAVDELKVAMSGMLAPEQREEVIGTAEIRTVFVATKIGTIAGSYITSGMVHRNARFRLLRDNVVVYTGEVDSVKRLKDDVKEVKEGFECGIKLKNYNDIKEGDQLEFFDIKEIARTL; this is encoded by the coding sequence ATGTCCAGTAACACAGTCGCCGAGTTCGCCACTGAACTCAAGAAATCGCCAGAAACCCTGCTCGACCAGCTCAAGTCTGCCGGGGTGGCCAAGGCCGCCCCGACCGATGCCTTGACCGAAACGGACAAGCAAAAGCTGCTGGCCTTCCTGCAGGCCAGCCACGGCACCGCCTCGGCCGATCGCAAGAAGATCACCTTGACGAAAAAATCCACCAGCGAGATCAAGCAGGCCGATGCCACCGGCAAGGCGCGCACGATCCAGGTGGAAGTGCGCAAGAAGCGCACTTTCATCAAGCGCGACGAAGGGGGCGAGGGCGCCTCCGACGCCGGCTCCGACGAGGCTGCCGAAGCCGCGGAAACCGTGATGTCTCCGGAATCGCAGGACCTCGTGCGCCGCGAAGAGGAAGCGCGCCGCCAGGCCGAGCTGATCGGCCACCAGGAAGCCGAGCTGAACGAAAAGCGCCGCGAGCGGGAAGCCCGCGAACAGCGCGAGCGCGAAGCCGAAGAGCGTGCCGCTGCCTACGCCGCGCAGGAGCAAAGCCGCAAGGCCCAGATGCAGGCGGAAAAGCAGGAGGCTTCACGCGAGCAGGCGGCGGAAGCCAGTGCACGCCAGGCCGCCCAGGCTGAAGCCCGCGCCAAGGCCGAAGAGGAATCCAAGGCCCGTGCGGCCGAGGAAACCGCGCGCGCCGTCGATCTGGACGAACGCCGCCGCAAGGCCCTGGCCGAAGCCGAGGCGATCCGCGCCATGATGGCCGCACCCAAGAAGGTGCTCGTGGCCAAGAAGCCCGAGGAGCCCAAGCCGGCTCCCGCGGCCGCCAAGCCCGCCGGTGCCGATGCCAAGAAGGGCACGCTGCACAAGCCTGCCGCTGCGCCGGGTGCCCGTGCACCGGCCGCGCCCGCCGGAGGCAACAAGGAGGTCAAGTCCGCCAAGCTGTCGTCCAGCTGGGCCGGCGATCCTGCCAAGAAGAAGGAAATCAAGACGCGCGGCGACAGCAGTGGCGGCGTGGGTCGCAACAACTGGCGCGGGGGACCCCGTGGCCGCCGCAACGAGCGCGATGACCACCATCACCAGCAATCGGCTCCGGTGGAAGCCCGCATCATCGAAGTGCACGTGCCCGAAACCATCACGGTGTCCGAGCTCGCGCACAAGATGTCGATCAAGGCGTCCGAAGTCATCAAGGCGCTGATGAAGATGGGCCAGATGGTCACCATCAACCAGCCGCTGGACCAGGACACCGCCATGATCGTGGTGGAAGAAATGGGCCACAAGGCCGTGGTGGCGGCGCTGGATGATCCGGAAGCCTTCACCAACGACGACGTGGCGGGTGCCCAGGCTGAATCGGTCTGGCGCGCTCCGGTGGTCACTGTCATGGGCCACGTGGACCACGGCAAGACCTCGCTGCTGGATTACATCCGCCGTGCCAAGGTGGCCGCGGGCGAAGCCGGCGGCATCACGCAGCACATCGGTGCCTACCACGTGGAAACGCCGCGCGGCATGATCTCGTTCCTGGACACTCCGGGCCACGAGGCATTCACCGCCATGCGGGCCCGCGGTGCGCAGGCCACCGACATCGTCATCCTGGTGGTGGCGGCCGACGACGGCGTCATGCCGCAGACCAAGGAAGCCATCAAGCACGCGAAGGCGGCCGGTGTGCCCATGGTGGTCGCGATCACCAAGTCCGACAAGCCCGATGCCAACCCCGACCGCGTCAAGCAGGAACTGGTGGCCGAGCAGGTCGTGCCCGAAGAGTACGGCGGCGATTCGCCTTTCGTGCCCGTGTCCTCCAAGACCGGCATGGGCATCGACGACCTGCTGGAGCAGGTGCTGCTGCAGGCCGAAGTGCTGGAACTGCGTGCCCCGGTCGATGCGATGGCCAAGGGCCTCGTGATCGAAGCCGAGCTGGACAAGGGGCGCGGCCCCGTGGCCACGGTGCTGGTGCAGTCCGGTACGCTGAAGGTCGGCGATGTGGTGCTGGCAGGCCAGACCTATGGCCGCGTGCGCGCCATGCTGGACGAAAACGGCAAGGTCGCCAAATCGGCCGGTCCGTCGATCCCGGTGGAAATCCAGGGCCTGACGGAAGTGCCGCAGGCCGGCGACGAATTCATGGTGCTGGGCGACGAACGCCGGGCCCGCGAAATCGCCACCTACCGCGCCGGCAAGTTCCGCAACACCAAGCTGGCCAAGCAGCAAGCCGCCAAGCTGGAAAACATGTTCGCCGACATGACGGCGGGCGAGGTCAAGTACCTGCCCATCATCGTCAAGGCCGACGTGCAGGGTTCGCAGGAAGCGCTGTCGCAGTCGCTGCTCAAGCTGTCCACGGACGAGATCAAGGTCCAGCTCGTGTATGCGGGCGTGGGCGGTATCAGCGAGTCCGACATCAACCTGGCGATCGCCTCCAAGGCCATCGTGATCGGCTTCAACGTGCGTGCCGATGCCGGCGCGCGCAAGACGGCCGAGAGCAACGGTGTCGACCTGCACTACTACAGCATCATCTATGACGCCGTGGACGAGTTGAAGGTCGCCATGTCCGGCATGCTGGCCCCCGAGCAGCGCGAGGAAGTCATCGGCACGGCCGAGATCCGCACGGTGTTCGTGGCCACGAAGATCGGCACGATTGCCGGTTCGTACATCACCTCGGGCATGGTCCATCGCAACGCACGCTTCCGCCTGCTGCGCGACAACGTGGTGGTCTACACGGGCGAAGTCGACTCGGTCAAGCGCCTCAAGGACGATGTCAAGGAAGTCAAGGAAGGCTTCGAGTGCGGTATCAAGCTCAAGAACTACAACGACATCAAAGAAGGTGATCAGCTGGAGTTCTTCGACATCAAGGAAATCGCGCGGACGCTGTAA
- the typA gene encoding translational GTPase TypA yields MSKQIRNIAIIAHVDHGKTTMVDQLLRQSGTFADHEKVVDTVMDNNAIEKERGITILAKNCAVSWEGTHINIVDTPGHADFGGEVERALSMVDSVVLLIDAQEGPMPQTRFVTKKALALGLRPILVVNKVDKPGANPDKVVNAAFDLFDKLGATDEQLDFPVVYASGINGWSSLEEGAPGEQWGPDMSALFNTILKHVPPNSGDPTAPLQLQISALDFSTFVGRIGVGRISQGTVKPGQDVLVMEGPEGKSVKGRINQVLTFQGLDRMQTPLAGPGDIVLINGIEDIGIGVTVTDPSNPAPLPMLKVDEPTLTMNFCVNTSPLAGREGKFVTSRQIWDRLQKELQHNVALRVKETDEEGIFEVMGRGELHLTILLENMRREGYELAVSKPRVVFRDINGEKHEPIELVTADIEETHQGGVMQALGERKGELVNMESDGRGRVRLEYRIPARGLIGFTNEFLNLTRGSGLISNIFDSYEPHKGAIGGRKNGVLISMDDGEIFTYALGKLDDRGRMFVKANDPVYEGMIVGIHSRDNDLIVNATRTKQLTNFRVSGKEDAIKITPPIDLTLEYGVEFIEDDELVEITPKSVRLRKRFLTENERKRAGR; encoded by the coding sequence ATGAGCAAACAAATCCGCAATATCGCCATCATCGCGCACGTTGACCACGGCAAAACCACCATGGTCGACCAGCTGCTGCGCCAGTCCGGCACCTTCGCTGACCACGAAAAGGTCGTCGATACCGTGATGGACAACAACGCCATCGAAAAAGAGCGTGGCATCACCATCCTGGCCAAGAACTGCGCCGTGAGCTGGGAAGGCACGCACATCAACATCGTCGACACCCCGGGCCACGCGGACTTCGGCGGCGAAGTGGAACGTGCCCTGTCCATGGTGGACAGCGTGGTGCTGCTGATCGACGCGCAAGAGGGCCCCATGCCCCAGACGCGTTTCGTGACCAAGAAGGCCCTGGCCCTGGGCCTGCGCCCGATCCTGGTCGTGAACAAGGTGGACAAGCCCGGTGCCAACCCCGACAAGGTGGTGAACGCCGCGTTCGACCTGTTCGACAAGCTGGGCGCGACCGACGAGCAGCTCGACTTCCCCGTGGTGTATGCCTCGGGCATCAATGGCTGGTCCTCGCTGGAAGAAGGCGCTCCCGGCGAGCAGTGGGGCCCCGACATGTCGGCCCTGTTCAACACCATCCTCAAGCACGTGCCCCCGAACTCGGGTGATCCGACCGCTCCGCTGCAACTGCAGATCTCGGCGCTCGATTTCTCCACCTTCGTGGGCCGCATCGGCGTGGGCCGCATCAGCCAGGGCACTGTGAAGCCCGGCCAGGACGTGCTGGTGATGGAAGGCCCCGAGGGCAAGAGCGTCAAGGGCCGCATCAACCAGGTGCTGACCTTCCAGGGCCTGGACCGCATGCAGACGCCCCTGGCCGGCCCGGGCGACATCGTGCTGATCAACGGCATCGAGGACATCGGCATCGGCGTGACCGTGACCGACCCCTCCAACCCCGCACCGCTGCCCATGCTCAAGGTGGACGAGCCCACGCTGACCATGAACTTCTGCGTGAACACCTCGCCCCTGGCCGGCCGCGAAGGCAAGTTCGTGACCAGCCGCCAGATCTGGGACCGCCTGCAAAAGGAACTGCAGCACAACGTGGCCCTGCGCGTGAAGGAAACCGACGAAGAAGGCATCTTCGAGGTGATGGGTCGTGGCGAACTGCACTTGACCATCCTGCTGGAAAACATGCGCCGCGAAGGCTATGAACTGGCCGTGTCCAAGCCGCGCGTGGTGTTCCGCGACATCAACGGCGAAAAGCACGAGCCGATCGAGCTGGTGACGGCCGACATCGAAGAAACCCACCAGGGCGGCGTGATGCAGGCCCTGGGCGAGCGCAAGGGCGAACTGGTGAACATGGAGTCGGACGGCCGTGGCCGCGTGCGCCTGGAGTACCGCATTCCGGCCCGTGGCCTGATCGGTTTCACCAACGAATTCCTGAACCTGACGCGCGGCTCGGGCCTGATCTCCAACATCTTCGACAGCTACGAACCGCACAAGGGCGCCATCGGCGGCCGCAAGAACGGCGTGCTGATCTCCATGGACGACGGTGAAATCTTCACCTACGCCCTGGGCAAGCTGGACGACCGCGGCCGCATGTTCGTGAAGGCGAACGACCCGGTGTACGAAGGCATGATCGTCGGCATCCACAGCCGCGACAACGACCTGATCGTGAACGCCACGCGCACCAAGCAGCTGACCAACTTCCGCGTCTCCGGCAAGGAAGACGCGATCAAGATCACGCCCCCGATCGACCTCACGCTGGAATACGGCGTGGAGTTCATCGAGGACGACGAACTGGTCGAGATCACGCCCAAGAGCGTGCGCCTGCGCAAGCGCTTCCTGACGGAAAACGAGCGCAAGCGCGCCGGCCGCTGA
- the truB gene encoding tRNA pseudouridine(55) synthase TruB, with amino-acid sequence MRAPRTRIQRRPVHGVLLLDKPLGLSSNDALQKAKWLLRAEKAGHTGTLDPLATGVLPLCFGAATKFSQLQLDAPKTYEAIALLGTTTTTGDAEGEVLAQREVDPAQLTPERLAEVQRQFTGPIRQVPPMHSALKKDGKALYEYARAGIAVEREARDVVIHALKLAPVQETLGRSAIKIIVTCSKGTYIRTLGEDIGAALGCGAHLTFLRRIDTGGLGVERCVTLAALEAMDEGERMACVHPAEILLAQHVRVTLDSENAGRFLSGVRRRGPWPDAPAVAVFGDDPHALLGVGHTTAGELVPDRLLSPLEIQQILESTPQVERGILEAL; translated from the coding sequence GTGCGCGCGCCGCGCACCCGCATCCAGCGGCGTCCGGTTCATGGCGTGCTGCTGCTCGACAAACCACTGGGCCTGTCGAGCAACGATGCCCTGCAGAAGGCCAAGTGGCTGCTGCGGGCAGAGAAGGCGGGCCACACCGGCACGCTCGATCCACTCGCCACGGGCGTGCTCCCGCTGTGCTTCGGCGCGGCGACCAAGTTCAGCCAGTTGCAGCTGGACGCCCCCAAGACCTACGAGGCCATCGCGCTGCTGGGGACGACGACCACCACCGGCGACGCGGAGGGCGAGGTGCTGGCGCAGCGCGAGGTCGATCCGGCGCAGCTCACGCCCGAGCGCCTGGCCGAGGTGCAACGCCAGTTCACGGGACCGATCCGCCAGGTGCCGCCCATGCACAGCGCGCTCAAGAAAGACGGCAAGGCGCTGTACGAGTACGCACGCGCCGGCATTGCCGTGGAGCGCGAGGCGCGCGACGTGGTCATCCATGCATTGAAACTGGCTCCAGTACAAGAAACACTAGGGCGTTCTGCTATCAAAATAATAGTTACCTGCAGCAAGGGCACCTACATCCGCACGCTGGGCGAGGACATCGGTGCCGCGCTCGGTTGCGGCGCGCACCTCACGTTCCTGCGGCGCATCGACACCGGCGGGCTGGGCGTGGAGCGCTGCGTCACGCTCGCCGCGCTGGAGGCGATGGACGAGGGTGAGCGCATGGCCTGCGTGCACCCCGCCGAGATCCTGCTGGCACAGCATGTGCGTGTCACGCTGGACAGCGAGAATGCCGGGCGGTTCCTGTCCGGCGTGCGCCGCCGCGGCCCCTGGCCCGATGCGCCCGCGGTCGCGGTCTTCGGAGACGATCCCCATGCCCTGCTGGGCGTGGGCCACACCACTGCGGGTGAACTGGTGCCCGACCGGCTCCTGAGCCCCTTGGAAATTCAACAGATTCTAGAAAGCACGCCGCAGGTAGAGCGCGGCATATTGGAAGCACTATGA
- the rimP gene encoding ribosome maturation factor RimP, with translation MALQQIVEQTVTGLGYDLVEIERSAGGLLRITIDLPWQAPVEGEPVLPEQFVTVEDCEKVTRQLQFALEVDGVEYKRLEISSPGIDRPLRHEQDFIRFTGHMVDLTLKAPIGEAGGGQVNANRKKFRGTLERTEAGGWQVVWSEEPPVKPGQRVSKKRVPAPLQALGFTLDELRDARLASIVDFKGRGSKDGPVQA, from the coding sequence GTGGCATTGCAGCAGATCGTTGAACAAACCGTGACCGGGCTGGGCTATGACCTGGTGGAGATCGAGCGCTCCGCCGGCGGCCTGCTGCGCATCACCATCGATTTGCCCTGGCAGGCGCCCGTGGAGGGCGAGCCCGTGCTGCCCGAGCAGTTCGTCACCGTGGAAGACTGCGAAAAGGTCACGCGGCAACTGCAGTTCGCGCTGGAAGTGGATGGCGTCGAGTACAAGAGGCTGGAGATTTCCTCGCCCGGCATCGATCGCCCTCTGCGCCACGAGCAGGATTTCATCCGTTTCACCGGGCACATGGTGGACCTCACGCTCAAGGCGCCCATCGGCGAGGCTGGCGGCGGTCAGGTCAATGCCAACCGCAAGAAATTCCGCGGCACGCTGGAGCGTACCGAAGCCGGTGGATGGCAGGTCGTCTGGAGCGAGGAGCCGCCCGTGAAGCCTGGCCAGCGGGTCAGCAAGAAACGGGTACCGGCGCCGCTGCAAGCGCTGGGTTTCACGCTGGACGAACTGCGCGATGCGCGCCTGGCGTCCATCGTCGATTTCAAGGGGCGGGGATCCAAAGACGGGCCGGTCCAGGCCTGA
- a CDS encoding c-type cytochrome, whose amino-acid sequence MNETACRAGRLALSALVSLFALLTTAGPAAAAAPADGPAAPGLGDRVLACTACHGREGRATQEGYFPRIAGKPAGYLYHQLLNFRDGRRSYPQMAYLLEHMTDDYLREIAAHFAALDLPYTPPPPTQATPAALERGRTLVRQGDAALGIPACVQCHGAAMTGVAPAIPGLLGLPRDYLNSQIGAWQTGQRRAQAPDCMAHVARQLVPEDVSAVTAWLSAQAVPADARPASALPGRLPMPCGGVAAAGTGALGGLR is encoded by the coding sequence ATGAATGAAACCGCATGCCGGGCCGGGCGCCTGGCTTTGTCGGCCCTTGTGTCGCTGTTCGCGCTGCTGACCACTGCGGGGCCAGCCGCCGCGGCGGCCCCTGCCGACGGGCCGGCTGCTCCCGGGCTGGGCGACCGCGTGCTGGCCTGCACCGCCTGCCACGGCCGGGAAGGGCGCGCCACCCAGGAGGGCTACTTTCCGCGCATCGCCGGCAAGCCGGCGGGCTACCTCTACCACCAGCTGCTCAATTTCCGGGACGGCCGCCGCAGCTATCCGCAAATGGCCTACCTGCTGGAGCACATGACCGACGACTATCTGCGCGAGATCGCCGCGCATTTCGCCGCGCTGGACCTGCCCTACACGCCGCCGCCGCCGACCCAGGCGACTCCTGCGGCCCTGGAGCGCGGGCGCACGCTGGTGCGCCAGGGGGATGCCGCGCTGGGCATTCCGGCCTGCGTGCAGTGCCATGGGGCCGCCATGACCGGCGTGGCACCGGCCATTCCCGGCCTGCTCGGATTGCCGCGCGACTACCTCAACAGCCAGATTGGCGCCTGGCAGACCGGCCAGCGGCGCGCCCAGGCGCCCGATTGCATGGCCCATGTGGCCCGCCAGCTCGTACCCGAAGACGTGAGCGCGGTCACTGCCTGGCTGTCCGCACAGGCCGTGCCCGCCGATGCTCGGCCTGCTTCTGCCTTGCCCGGCCGGCTGCCGATGCCCTGCGGCGGCGTGGCCGCTGCCGGCACGGGCGCATTGGGGGGCTTGCGATGA